TGCGACGCGCGCGGCGTCAACCCGGATACCGTCATCCGGTCGACTGTCAGGGCGGCGACAGTCATGGACAATTCTCGTCACGTGACTAGGAGTGTCGACGACGCGCAAATGTTCCCGGCGCCGACGATACGACGCAGCGTCACGAGGCGATGTCCGTGAACTGGAGGACCTATCAGTGGAGCAACACCTGACCGTGCGGGGTCGCGTGGAGCAGTTGCTCGACGAGGTCGCGCCGCTCGCACCCGACCCCGCGCTGATCGGTTCCCTGCGCGCGCAACTGGCGAACCCGCTCACCGTCGCGCTCGTCGGACGTGTCAGCGCCGGCAAGTCGACGCTGCTGAACGCACTCGTCGGCGACCGTGTCGCACCCACCGACCGCGCCGAGTGCACGAAGGTCGCCGCCCTCTACACCGAGGGCAACCCGCAGCGCGTCGAGGTCGTCGGCCTCGACGGCACCGTCACCGAGATCCCCGGAACCATGCGCGGTGACCTCGGGCGCACACCCGACGACATCGATCACGCCGTCGTGTACACCCCGTCCCGCCTGCTCCGCGAGCGGTTCCGCGTCATCGACACCCCCGGGCTGTCCGGCTTCACCGACACCGCCGAGATCGCCACCCGCCGCGTCTTCTCCGGCGAAGGCCGCCTCCCGCGACCCGATGTCGTCCTGTTCCTCCTCGACGACGCCGCGGGCCCCAAGACCGACGAGGTGCAGTTCCTCGCCGACGCCGGGGCGTCGGCGCAGAACACGATCCTGGTCATCTCCCACGCCGACCTCATCGCCGCCGACAGCCCGATGCTCAAGGCGCAGGAGATCGCCCGACGCGTCTGGCGCCGTTTCCCGGCGATCGCGGGTGCCGTGGTCGCGGTGTCCGGGCTCATGGCCGAGGCCGGGGTTTGCGGCGTCACCGAACGCGAGACGGCACAGATCTCCCGACGCGGACTCCTCGAGTCCTGGGAGCTGCTGACCATCCTCGACGGCGCGGCGCCGCCGCCACCCGGACTCGACGTCGACCTGCTGGGCAGACTCGAGGAACTGGTCGGTACCTACGCGATGGACGCCGGCGCCGAC
The sequence above is drawn from the Gordonia rubripertincta genome and encodes:
- a CDS encoding GTPase; amino-acid sequence: MEQHLTVRGRVEQLLDEVAPLAPDPALIGSLRAQLANPLTVALVGRVSAGKSTLLNALVGDRVAPTDRAECTKVAALYTEGNPQRVEVVGLDGTVTEIPGTMRGDLGRTPDDIDHAVVYTPSRLLRERFRVIDTPGLSGFTDTAEIATRRVFSGEGRLPRPDVVLFLLDDAAGPKTDEVQFLADAGASAQNTILVISHADLIAADSPMLKAQEIARRVWRRFPAIAGAVVAVSGLMAEAGVCGVTERETAQISRRGLLESWELLTILDGAAPPPPGLDVDLLGRLEELVGTYAMDAGADIARQGARAYCEWLHRVSGIDELRLAIGRRFLAVGDILKARTVLAELREAAYRSPRRDVFLEAIEEAETAPELHRLREVAALEALARWQPDSDLVGELNLVVASRDVRLLLSLPPDAAPPQIADAAKERATDCRMRRAFAATSAEKEALLVLEQTYQLVRRGRWTT